In Paenibacillus guangzhouensis, a single window of DNA contains:
- a CDS encoding MFS transporter, with amino-acid sequence MKNRCRSENQLVRSEEIGPWVVLLISGFLQMGINAMQTQSAIYFWTYNMKKPDMVSLVMGINMLALVTLVLSSFVAKRIGKRNTSILGSSLMIIGFTVALIGSYQLSELLLLTGLVINALAIGFSMSMGFAMIADAVDYGEWKSGVRAQGLLSAATSFGAKVGMGVGGALSAALLSWANYVPNAAQQAESALNAIRINYLWAPLISAGLGIGLMLCYQLDKKLGIVTKDLELRRGANRKTNGSGPKGNPTHPGTPVSS; translated from the coding sequence ATGAAAAACCGCTGCCGATCCGAGAATCAGCTCGTGCGATCCGAGGAAATTGGCCCGTGGGTGGTACTGCTCATCTCCGGGTTCCTGCAGATGGGGATTAATGCGATGCAGACGCAATCGGCGATTTATTTCTGGACCTATAATATGAAGAAACCGGACATGGTCTCGCTCGTGATGGGCATTAATATGCTTGCGCTAGTGACCCTCGTCCTTTCCTCTTTCGTAGCGAAGCGGATTGGCAAAAGGAATACGTCGATTCTCGGCTCTAGCTTGATGATCATCGGTTTTACCGTGGCTTTGATTGGCAGCTATCAATTATCCGAATTGCTGCTTCTGACAGGACTCGTGATTAACGCACTAGCGATAGGCTTTAGTATGAGCATGGGCTTCGCGATGATTGCGGATGCGGTTGATTATGGGGAGTGGAAATCTGGCGTCCGTGCGCAAGGCTTGTTGTCTGCGGCGACGAGCTTCGGAGCAAAGGTCGGAATGGGTGTTGGTGGGGCATTATCCGCTGCGCTCTTATCATGGGCGAATTATGTGCCGAATGCGGCGCAGCAAGCAGAATCGGCGCTGAATGCCATTCGGATCAACTACTTGTGGGCACCGCTGATCTCCGCAGGGTTAGGTATTGGTCTGATGCTCTGCTACCAGCTCGATAAGAAGCTTGGCATCGTGACGAAGGATCTCGAGCTTCGAAGAGGGGCGAATAGGAAGACGAATGGGAGCGGCCCGAAGGGAAATCCAACGCACCCTGGAACGCCAGTGAGCAGCTAG